A portion of the Gemmatimonadota bacterium genome contains these proteins:
- a CDS encoding gamma-glutamylcyclotransferase: MTFDYFAYGSNMLTKRLTQRGLSPTEPRRAYANDRIIEFSKPSIDKSGKATLRMQPGKRTQGVLFRIPKTEICKLDRIEGAGKGYTRCDQFPVHLTENGEIVYAKTYLASCTKFDLKPYDWYLALVIAGACEHYLDNNHLELLRCWSCIPDPNSLRRERRKAVDVFKKIGILDYQCLLGPA; this comes from the coding sequence ATGACGTTTGACTACTTCGCTTACGGTTCGAATATGCTGACCAAACGGCTGACGCAACGCGGTCTGAGTCCTACTGAACCCAGGCGCGCATACGCCAATGACAGGATCATTGAATTCAGCAAACCAAGCATAGATAAATCTGGTAAAGCTACACTTCGAATGCAGCCTGGTAAACGAACTCAAGGTGTACTGTTCAGAATTCCCAAAACAGAAATTTGTAAACTTGACCGAATCGAAGGGGCCGGAAAAGGATACACTCGTTGTGACCAATTTCCAGTCCATCTAACCGAAAACGGCGAAATCGTCTACGCGAAGACATATCTTGCTTCATGTACTAAATTCGATCTCAAGCCCTATGACTGGTATCTCGCCCTCGTTATTGCAGGAGCGTGTGAGCACTATCTGGACAACAACCACCTTGAATTGTTGCGGTGCTGGTCGTGCATACCCGATCCAAATAGTCTCCGCAGGGAACGACGCAAGGCAGTAGATGTTTTTAAAAAGATCGGGATTCTCGACTATCAGTGTCTTCTAGGCCCTGCTTAA
- a CDS encoding YpdA family putative bacillithiol disulfide reductase — translation MYDAVIIGAGPAGLAAAYAAKQAGLNYVVVERQCIVHTIYQFPTGLVFYSTPELISLGDVPMIVQGLKPTREEALNYYLKFVESQGLKVNTYEEVTRISGQDGDFEIESVSQRDGNRRYRTRKVILATGAFDSANRIGVPGEELPKVFHYFKEGHPYFDRDVLVVGGKSSAVETALTLYRAGARVTMSYRRGAFRGIKYWVLPDLENRIAEGSITAIMNSTVKEIRQTEVVLEVAGSERAIPNDFVFCMTGHGPDVPFLSGTGVEVQPEDTIPVHDPDTFESNVLGIYIIGVITAGNVSSDIFIENSRLHGPKVVEHILAQDGVK, via the coding sequence TTGTACGACGCCGTCATCATCGGGGCGGGACCGGCGGGACTCGCCGCGGCCTACGCCGCCAAGCAGGCCGGACTGAACTACGTGGTCGTGGAGCGCCAGTGCATCGTCCACACCATCTACCAGTTCCCCACGGGCCTGGTCTTCTACTCGACCCCGGAACTCATCTCGCTGGGCGACGTGCCCATGATCGTCCAGGGGCTCAAGCCCACCCGGGAAGAGGCGCTGAACTACTACCTGAAATTCGTCGAGTCCCAGGGACTCAAGGTGAACACCTACGAAGAGGTCACCCGCATCTCGGGCCAGGACGGCGACTTCGAGATCGAATCGGTCTCGCAGCGGGATGGGAACCGGCGCTACCGGACCCGGAAGGTCATCCTGGCCACCGGCGCCTTCGACAGCGCCAACCGGATCGGCGTACCCGGCGAGGAACTGCCCAAGGTCTTCCACTACTTCAAGGAGGGCCACCCCTACTTCGACCGGGACGTGCTCGTCGTGGGCGGCAAGAGTTCGGCCGTGGAGACGGCCCTGACCCTCTACCGCGCCGGCGCTCGGGTCACCATGTCCTATCGCCGCGGGGCGTTCCGGGGCATCAAGTACTGGGTCCTGCCCGACCTGGAGAACCGCATCGCCGAAGGATCGATCACGGCCATCATGAATTCCACGGTGAAGGAGATCCGGCAGACCGAGGTGGTCCTCGAAGTGGCGGGATCGGAGCGCGCGATCCCGAACGACTTCGTCTTCTGCATGACGGGCCATGGCCCCGACGTGCCCTTTCTGAGCGGCACGGGCGTCGAGGTCCAGCCCGAAGACACCATCCCGGTGCACGACCCCGACACCTTCGAATCCAACGTGCTCGGTATCTACATCATCGGCGTCATCACCGCCGGCAACGTGAGCAGCGACATCTTCATCGAAAATAGCCGCTTGCATGGACCGAAGGTGGTGGAGCATATTCTGGCGCAGGACGGGGTTAAGTAG
- a CDS encoding sulfatase-like hydrolase/transferase, whose product MPKRPNIVVLMSDQQRLDTVSCYGLNEVCRTPHIDALAARGVRFDSAFTPTAICSPARASFYTGLYPHNHGVTANGLCLREGVRGINHYLLDAGYRCGYAGKWHVDQETGPTGYGFTGKDFMGYGFPGGNLLPGLQFGGSLSSHNHYADYLKEHGFDPPPTVSHRYVGTNPANQRQEMFALHEGPVESCIEYYVAEESLRVLDEVAAGEEPFYLWANFWGPHSPSLVPEPYFSMYDPKAIPEHPGYAETFEKKPYRQQLIEHMWGLGDYGWEGFQEIAARYFGHCTLIDDMVGRVVAHLEKLGVLDDTIIVYTSDHGDCLGAHKLIEKGEFMYDEIYRIPLVIAHPECEAPGTACDEFVYLHEIMQSSLDAAGLEVPANLDGQSFLPAIEGRPFSNGREEVYCVFDRHFTVANQRMVRTRTHQFTFNSTDPGELYDLQRDPCQLDNVYGDPAYDAVCEDLKGRMERCMEELGDPLRGWYGKVKGVY is encoded by the coding sequence TTGCCCAAACGACCCAATATCGTCGTCCTGATGTCCGACCAGCAGCGGCTTGACACGGTGAGTTGCTACGGGCTGAACGAGGTGTGCCGGACACCGCACATCGACGCCTTGGCCGCGCGGGGCGTGCGCTTCGACTCGGCGTTCACGCCGACGGCGATCTGCTCGCCGGCCCGCGCCTCCTTCTACACGGGCCTCTATCCGCACAATCACGGGGTCACGGCCAACGGCCTCTGCCTGCGCGAGGGCGTGCGCGGCATAAACCACTATCTGTTGGATGCAGGTTACCGCTGCGGGTACGCCGGCAAGTGGCACGTGGACCAGGAGACCGGTCCGACGGGTTACGGGTTCACCGGCAAGGACTTCATGGGCTACGGCTTTCCTGGGGGGAATCTGCTGCCCGGCCTGCAGTTCGGCGGCAGTCTAAGCAGCCACAATCATTACGCCGATTATCTCAAAGAACACGGCTTCGACCCGCCGCCCACGGTTTCGCACCGCTACGTCGGCACCAATCCCGCGAACCAGCGGCAGGAGATGTTCGCCCTGCACGAGGGGCCGGTCGAGTCGTGCATCGAGTATTATGTCGCGGAAGAATCCCTTCGCGTGCTCGACGAGGTGGCCGCCGGCGAGGAGCCCTTCTACCTGTGGGCCAATTTCTGGGGGCCGCACAGCCCCTCGCTGGTCCCCGAGCCGTACTTTTCCATGTACGATCCGAAGGCCATCCCCGAACACCCGGGGTACGCCGAGACTTTCGAGAAAAAGCCCTACCGCCAGCAACTGATCGAACACATGTGGGGGCTGGGCGATTACGGCTGGGAGGGATTCCAGGAAATCGCGGCGCGCTACTTCGGGCACTGCACGCTCATCGATGACATGGTGGGACGCGTCGTGGCGCACCTGGAGAAACTGGGCGTGCTTGACGACACCATCATCGTATATACGTCCGATCATGGAGACTGCCTCGGCGCGCACAAGCTGATCGAGAAGGGCGAGTTCATGTACGACGAGATCTACCGCATTCCTCTCGTCATCGCCCATCCCGAATGCGAGGCGCCCGGCACGGCCTGCGACGAGTTCGTCTACCTCCACGAGATCATGCAGTCGTCCCTCGACGCCGCGGGTCTCGAAGTGCCCGCCAATCTCGACGGCCAGTCCTTCCTGCCGGCCATCGAGGGACGCCCGTTCTCGAACGGCCGCGAGGAAGTCTACTGCGTGTTCGATCGTCACTTCACCGTCGCCAACCAGCGCATGGTCCGCACCCGCACCCACCAGTTCACCTTCAACTCCACCGATCCCGGCGAGCTTTACGATCTGCAGCGCGATCCCTGCCAGCTCGACAACGTGTACGGCGATCCGGCCTACGACGCCGTGTGCGAGGACCTGAAAGGGCGGATGGAACGCTGCATGGAGGAGCTGGGCGACCCGTTGCGCGGATGGTATGGGAAGGTTAA
- a CDS encoding DSD1 family PLP-dependent enzyme, with protein MARPGSPIEDIDTPALVIDLDLMEGNIARMAGFFADKDAYLRPHTKTHKTPVLAHRQIEAGARGVTCAKLGEAEVMAAAGIRDILVANQVVGRVKIDRLVALARHSDVIVASDHEENVRAISDAALAAGTRVNMIIEVDVGMERCGVPPGEPAWRLAQAIDRHPGVVFRGVMGYEGHIIGNPNDEERYAGCRESMTMLTQTADYIRERGLPVDLVSGGGTGTYNVTGTFPGVNEVQAGSYILMDGTYQKRIPEFDCALTIYATIVSRPGDELAVADAGLKTMTNDMGLQTVRGVEGAAILRQSEEHVKIELPGASCTLRPGDKFHIVPSHCCTTINLHDRFYGVRDGTVESVWDIAARGKLQ; from the coding sequence ATGGCCCGTCCCGGCAGTCCGATCGAAGACATCGACACACCCGCCCTCGTGATCGACCTGGACCTGATGGAAGGCAACATCGCCCGCATGGCCGGGTTCTTCGCCGACAAGGACGCCTATCTGCGGCCCCACACCAAGACGCACAAGACGCCGGTCCTGGCCCATCGGCAGATCGAGGCCGGCGCACGGGGCGTCACCTGCGCCAAGCTGGGCGAGGCCGAGGTCATGGCGGCGGCGGGCATTCGCGACATCCTCGTCGCCAACCAGGTCGTGGGACGCGTCAAGATAGACCGTCTGGTCGCCCTCGCGCGCCATTCGGACGTCATCGTCGCCTCGGACCATGAAGAAAACGTCCGGGCGATCTCCGACGCGGCGCTGGCCGCCGGCACCCGGGTGAACATGATCATCGAGGTCGACGTGGGCATGGAGCGCTGCGGCGTGCCGCCCGGAGAACCCGCGTGGCGACTCGCCCAGGCCATCGACCGGCATCCCGGCGTCGTCTTCCGCGGGGTGATGGGCTACGAGGGCCACATCATCGGCAACCCGAACGACGAGGAGCGCTACGCCGGGTGCCGGGAGTCCATGACGATGTTGACGCAGACGGCCGACTACATCCGCGAGCGGGGCCTGCCCGTGGACCTGGTCAGCGGCGGCGGAACGGGGACGTACAACGTCACCGGGACGTTCCCCGGCGTGAACGAAGTGCAGGCGGGGTCCTACATCCTGATGGACGGCACCTACCAGAAACGCATCCCCGAGTTCGACTGCGCCCTCACCATCTACGCCACCATCGTCAGCCGGCCCGGCGACGAACTCGCCGTCGCCGACGCGGGCCTGAAGACCATGACGAACGACATGGGACTGCAGACCGTCCGCGGCGTGGAAGGCGCGGCGATCCTCCGCCAGTCCGAGGAACACGTCAAGATCGAGCTGCCCGGCGCGTCCTGCACATTGCGGCCGGGCGACAAGTTCCACATCGTCCCGAGCCACTGCTGCACGACCATTAACCTCCACGACCGGTTCTACGGCGTGCGCGACGGCACGGTCGAATCCGTGTGGGATATCGCGGCGCGCGGGAAGCTGCAATAA
- a CDS encoding enoyl-CoA hydratase-related protein: MSFEQILIEQDGGVVTITIDHPPLNVLSAQVGRELGDALDQIDGDPDASVIVLTGSGDRAFAAGADIRELQRLSGSDAEEMTHRWHRLFRRIEGFRLPVIAAVNGVALGGGCELAMACDLRYASEKARFGQPEINLGLVPGWGGTQRLPRLIGRGRALELMMTGDMFDAAEAHRLGLVNRVTAPEKLMDTVGELAGRMAAKGGVALASIKTCVNEGLDQGLDDALALEAREFGAVSSSEDKAEGIAAFLEKRPAAFRGR; encoded by the coding sequence ATGTCGTTTGAGCAGATACTCATCGAGCAGGACGGCGGTGTGGTCACGATCACGATCGACCATCCTCCCCTGAACGTGCTCAGCGCCCAGGTCGGACGTGAGCTCGGTGATGCGCTCGACCAGATAGACGGCGACCCGGACGCTTCCGTGATCGTGCTCACGGGTAGCGGCGACCGGGCCTTTGCCGCCGGAGCCGACATCCGTGAACTGCAGCGGCTGTCGGGTTCGGACGCCGAGGAAATGACCCATCGCTGGCATCGCCTCTTCCGGCGGATCGAAGGTTTCAGGCTGCCGGTCATTGCCGCCGTGAACGGGGTGGCGCTCGGAGGCGGATGCGAACTGGCCATGGCGTGCGATCTGCGTTACGCCTCGGAGAAAGCCCGGTTCGGCCAGCCGGAAATCAACCTCGGGCTGGTACCTGGATGGGGCGGCACGCAGCGGTTGCCGCGACTCATCGGCCGGGGACGGGCCCTCGAGTTGATGATGACGGGCGATATGTTCGATGCCGCCGAGGCCCATCGCCTCGGGCTCGTCAATCGCGTTACGGCGCCGGAGAAGTTGATGGATACGGTCGGGGAACTGGCCGGGCGCATGGCCGCCAAGGGCGGCGTGGCGCTGGCTTCCATCAAGACCTGCGTCAACGAAGGGCTGGACCAGGGGCTGGACGATGCCCTGGCGCTTGAAGCCCGAGAATTCGGAGCGGTGAGCTCTTCAGAGGACAAGGCGGAAGGCATCGCGGCGTTTCTCGAGAAACGTCCCGCGGCATTCCGGGGTCGCTGA
- the purE gene encoding 5-(carboxyamino)imidazole ribonucleotide mutase: MSETSSSPNPLVGVVMGSKSDWDTMRNVRDVLEQFDVPHECRIVSAHRTPLWLAEYAAEAEGRGLEVIIAGAGGAAHLPGMMAAQTLLPVLGVPVESKALKGMDSLLSIVQMPRGIPVGTLAIGQSGAVNAGLLAVAILANSRPDLREKLRQYREDQTGKVMGDELT, encoded by the coding sequence ATGAGTGAAACCAGTTCCTCCCCCAATCCCCTCGTCGGCGTGGTCATGGGCAGCAAGTCCGACTGGGACACCATGCGGAACGTCCGGGACGTACTCGAGCAGTTCGACGTGCCCCACGAATGCCGGATCGTCTCGGCCCACCGCACGCCCCTCTGGCTGGCCGAATATGCGGCCGAGGCCGAGGGACGGGGACTCGAAGTCATCATCGCGGGCGCAGGCGGTGCAGCCCATCTGCCCGGCATGATGGCGGCCCAGACGCTCCTGCCGGTCCTCGGCGTGCCCGTGGAAAGCAAGGCGCTCAAAGGCATGGACTCTCTGCTCTCCATCGTCCAGATGCCCCGCGGCATCCCCGTGGGCACCCTGGCCATCGGCCAGTCCGGCGCCGTGAACGCGGGCCTGCTCGCCGTGGCCATCCTGGCCAACTCGCGGCCGGACCTGCGGGAGAAACTGAGGCAGTACCGGGAGGATCAGACCGGGAAGGTCATGGGGGACGAGCTGACGTGA
- a CDS encoding 5-(carboxyamino)imidazole ribonucleotide synthase has protein sequence MSGTNDLTGTHAPVLPGSTIGILGSGQLGRMIAIAARRMGYRIHTLSPESDSPTGHVADREVVAAYDDVEAVKRFAADVDVITLEFENISAACVDAASPIAPVRPKGSVLHTTQNRLREKTFLFYHGFPVAPFRHVKSREELATAVEEIGTPAVLKTAGFGYDGKGQVKIETADDVDRAWTSMAGQEAVLEAFIDFELELSVVAGRGLAGDFAHYGAVENKHSRHILDVTTAPADVSGAVNVTAVNLTRKVFEALDVVGVACVEYFLDRDLIINEIAPRVHNSGHFTFDACVTSQFEQQVRAVCGLPLGSTEQPRPAAMANLLGDLWANGEPDWTAALSIPEVKLHLYGKQEARPGRKMGHLTAMADTREQAVERVVEARRGLKH, from the coding sequence GTGAGCGGAACCAATGACTTGACCGGTACGCACGCTCCCGTTCTCCCCGGCTCGACCATCGGTATCCTCGGCAGCGGTCAGCTCGGCCGCATGATCGCCATCGCCGCCCGGCGCATGGGATACCGCATCCACACCCTCTCGCCTGAATCCGACTCGCCCACCGGTCACGTCGCCGACCGCGAAGTCGTGGCCGCCTACGACGACGTGGAAGCCGTGAAACGCTTCGCGGCAGACGTGGACGTCATCACCCTGGAGTTTGAGAACATATCGGCCGCCTGCGTCGACGCCGCATCGCCCATCGCACCGGTTCGCCCCAAAGGAAGCGTCCTCCACACGACGCAGAACCGCCTGAGAGAGAAGACTTTTTTGTTTTATCATGGGTTTCCGGTCGCGCCGTTTCGTCACGTCAAGTCGAGGGAGGAATTGGCAACGGCCGTCGAGGAAATCGGCACGCCCGCCGTGCTCAAGACGGCCGGATTCGGCTATGACGGAAAAGGTCAGGTGAAGATCGAAACGGCTGACGACGTGGACCGCGCGTGGACATCCATGGCGGGACAAGAAGCGGTCTTGGAAGCATTCATCGATTTCGAGCTGGAACTGTCGGTAGTAGCCGGGCGGGGGTTGGCCGGCGATTTCGCACACTACGGTGCCGTCGAGAACAAGCACAGCCGCCACATACTCGACGTCACGACCGCCCCGGCCGACGTGTCCGGCGCGGTAAACGTCACCGCCGTGAATCTCACGCGGAAGGTCTTCGAAGCTCTCGACGTCGTCGGGGTCGCCTGTGTCGAGTACTTCCTCGACCGGGACCTCATCATCAACGAGATCGCGCCCCGCGTCCACAACTCCGGCCACTTCACCTTCGACGCCTGCGTCACCAGCCAGTTCGAGCAGCAGGTCCGCGCCGTGTGCGGCCTGCCCCTCGGATCGACCGAACAGCCCCGTCCCGCGGCCATGGCCAACTTGCTGGGAGATCTGTGGGCGAATGGAGAGCCGGACTGGACGGCGGCTTTGAGCATTCCTGAGGTCAAGCTTCACCTGTACGGGAAACAGGAAGCCAGGCCAGGCCGAAAGATGGGGCACTTGACGGCGATGGCGGATACAAGGGAGCAGGCGGTGGAAAGGGTGGTGGAGGCGAGGAGGGGGTTGAAACATTAA
- a CDS encoding ABC-F family ATP-binding cassette domain-containing protein produces the protein MALVSFHKVTKYYGAQCVLQGISWGIDPGQHVGLIGSNGTGKTTMLQLITGDLSPDEGEISRRRDLRTGYLTQDAHLTATNSVLDEALSSFERIHELEKQLREAEAALEKAKGDAEETERRLGQYGRLTEEFERAGGYTFPHWAKTVLHGLGFREEDLPLPVNVLSGGQKTRLRLGKLLLGDADLLLLDEPESHLDVAAAEWLEEYITDHPAAILLVSHDRYFLDRTVNRIAELEDLGLQNFPGNYTRSMEVKAERLKARQREYDQQQAFIKEREEFIRRTIEGVKTKQAQGRRSHLARLERLEKPRTRHRSASLNFGTMKRSGRDVLALDDLSKSYGTRTLFSELHFTQHLGDRVGLIGYNGAGKTTLLRMIVGQETPSSGSIRLGTGVDIGYYDQERASLTGERSVLNELWSVRPAMNEGTVRNLLGRFLFRGDDVFKQVNLLSGGEQGRLALAKLILEEPNFLVLDEPTNHLDILSRQALEQALADYPGTLMVASHDRYFLDQMVGALLIFEQDGVRHWEGTYSEYRAYKEEQRLAAARAKEKKPRRKAGAAAGAGTTAGAAGAAYDPRKKERKEQRMMAEALEAAIRKKEEEIARLEGDLGEEGTFSDREQVERVGSAYARARQELEDLYLEWEVVAMELED, from the coding sequence ATGGCGCTCGTATCCTTCCATAAAGTCACGAAATACTACGGCGCGCAGTGTGTCCTGCAGGGCATCAGCTGGGGCATCGACCCCGGCCAGCACGTGGGCCTGATCGGTTCCAACGGGACCGGCAAGACGACCATGCTGCAGCTCATCACCGGCGACCTGTCGCCCGACGAGGGTGAGATCTCCCGCCGGCGGGATCTCCGGACCGGCTACCTGACCCAAGACGCGCACCTGACCGCCACCAACTCGGTCCTGGACGAGGCGCTGAGCAGCTTCGAGCGCATTCACGAACTGGAAAAGCAGCTGCGCGAGGCCGAAGCGGCGCTGGAGAAAGCGAAGGGCGACGCGGAGGAGACCGAGCGCCGGCTCGGGCAGTACGGCCGGCTGACGGAAGAGTTCGAACGGGCCGGCGGCTACACCTTCCCGCACTGGGCAAAGACCGTGCTCCACGGCCTGGGTTTCAGGGAGGAAGACTTGCCCCTGCCGGTCAACGTGCTCAGCGGCGGGCAGAAGACGCGCCTTCGTCTGGGCAAGCTGCTTCTGGGGGACGCGGACCTGCTGCTGCTGGACGAGCCGGAAAGCCACCTGGACGTGGCCGCGGCGGAGTGGCTGGAGGAGTACATCACCGACCACCCGGCGGCCATCCTGCTCGTTTCCCACGACCGCTACTTCCTTGACCGGACCGTGAACCGGATCGCCGAACTGGAAGACCTGGGGCTGCAGAACTTCCCGGGCAACTACACCCGGTCCATGGAGGTCAAGGCCGAACGCCTCAAGGCGCGGCAGCGCGAATACGATCAGCAGCAGGCCTTCATCAAGGAGCGGGAGGAGTTCATCCGCCGGACCATCGAAGGCGTCAAGACCAAGCAGGCCCAGGGAAGGCGGAGTCACCTGGCGCGCCTTGAGCGCCTCGAGAAGCCGCGGACGAGACACCGGTCGGCCTCTCTGAACTTCGGGACGATGAAGCGCAGCGGCCGGGACGTGCTCGCGCTCGATGACCTATCCAAGAGCTACGGCACGCGGACGCTGTTCTCGGAACTGCACTTCACCCAGCACCTGGGCGACCGCGTGGGCCTGATCGGGTACAACGGCGCGGGAAAGACCACGCTGCTCCGCATGATCGTGGGCCAGGAGACGCCTTCGTCCGGAAGCATCCGCCTGGGTACGGGCGTGGACATCGGCTACTACGACCAGGAACGGGCCAGCCTGACGGGAGAGCGGTCCGTGCTGAACGAACTCTGGTCGGTCAGGCCGGCCATGAACGAGGGAACCGTCCGCAATCTCCTCGGCCGGTTTCTGTTCCGTGGAGACGACGTCTTCAAGCAGGTAAACCTGCTGAGCGGAGGGGAGCAGGGACGCCTCGCGCTGGCCAAGCTGATCCTGGAGGAGCCGAACTTCCTGGTCCTCGACGAGCCGACCAACCACCTCGACATCCTCTCCAGGCAGGCCCTTGAGCAGGCCCTGGCCGACTACCCCGGCACGCTCATGGTGGCGTCCCACGACCGGTACTTCCTCGACCAGATGGTCGGCGCGCTGCTGATCTTCGAACAGGACGGCGTCCGCCATTGGGAAGGCACCTACTCGGAATACCGGGCCTATAAGGAGGAGCAGCGCCTCGCCGCCGCGCGGGCGAAGGAGAAGAAGCCGCGCCGCAAGGCCGGGGCGGCTGCCGGCGCCGGGACGACTGCCGGGGCGGCCGGGGCGGCCTACGATCCACGGAAGAAGGAACGCAAGGAGCAGCGGATGATGGCCGAGGCGCTGGAGGCGGCCATTCGGAAGAAGGAAGAAGAGATCGCCCGCCTCGAGGGCGACCTGGGCGAGGAAGGGACCTTCTCCGACCGGGAACAGGTCGAACGGGTCGGCAGCGCCTACGCACGCGCCCGGCAGGAGTTGGAGGACCTCTACCTGGAGTGGGAGGTCGTCGCCATGGAACTGGAAGACTAG
- a CDS encoding phosphotransferase — translation MNDTADSSPSAGSSEQSCSAVAAYLADHYGLAPPVDIRELEPGANRNFLVTSQGQRYVYRIYTDHDFYVRNPEAYRYELDLLAYLKEHKLAVPEPVERLDGQRLSIFDAESGPQAGRQTGPPGPWRDGACSALFHFFEGEEHVTWYPEVKEPVVISFGAAVAEIHQRADRFPRPYCRHHFDLQYLLDGPLQTLESILKERRGENLSFFKDYADHMRRQINGLGKGKDIYGLIHADLHVGNILYHPKNGYCILDFDQCAFGWRAYDVATFKYNIIETVPDHLTDEIWRCFLEGYNQVRPLTQQELDCLPVFANAWTLWDIGETLVLATQWGGHRPDLVEGDLTQDEYLDWAVETLRGML, via the coding sequence ATGAACGATACTGCTGACTCTTCCCCATCTGCCGGATCTTCGGAGCAGTCCTGCTCCGCCGTCGCTGCATACCTGGCGGATCATTACGGCCTGGCTCCACCCGTCGATATTCGCGAACTGGAGCCCGGGGCCAACCGGAACTTTCTCGTTACCTCGCAGGGACAGCGGTACGTCTACCGGATCTATACGGACCACGACTTCTACGTCCGCAATCCCGAGGCCTACCGGTACGAACTTGACTTGCTGGCATACTTGAAAGAACACAAACTGGCGGTACCTGAACCGGTGGAAAGGCTGGATGGACAGCGGCTGAGTATATTTGATGCTGAATCCGGCCCTCAAGCCGGCCGTCAAACCGGCCCTCCCGGGCCCTGGCGTGACGGGGCCTGCAGCGCACTGTTCCACTTCTTCGAAGGCGAAGAGCACGTCACCTGGTATCCCGAAGTGAAGGAACCTGTCGTGATCTCTTTCGGAGCCGCGGTAGCTGAGATTCACCAGCGGGCGGACCGGTTTCCAAGACCTTACTGTCGTCACCACTTTGATCTGCAATACCTGCTGGACGGCCCGCTGCAGACGCTGGAGTCCATCCTCAAGGAGCGGCGCGGCGAGAACCTGTCTTTCTTCAAGGATTACGCCGATCACATGCGCCGGCAGATCAATGGACTGGGCAAGGGTAAGGACATCTACGGTCTCATCCACGCCGATCTGCACGTGGGCAACATCCTGTATCATCCCAAGAACGGATACTGCATCCTGGATTTTGACCAGTGTGCGTTCGGCTGGCGGGCGTATGACGTGGCGACCTTCAAGTACAACATCATCGAGACGGTACCCGACCATTTGACGGACGAAATCTGGCGTTGCTTCTTGGAAGGGTATAACCAGGTACGTCCATTGACTCAGCAGGAATTGGACTGTCTGCCGGTTTTCGCGAATGCATGGACGCTGTGGGATATCGGCGAGACGCTGGTTTTGGCTACGCAGTGGGGCGGCCACAGGCCGGACCTGGTCGAGGGAGATCTGACCCAGGATGAGTATCTGGACTGGGCGGTGGAGACGTTGCGGGGGATGTTGTAA
- a CDS encoding D-TA family PLP-dependent enzyme, whose protein sequence is MDPRYLVANVDEIPSPSMLVYRERLRENIDRTLAIAGGPERLRPHIKTHKMRTVIEMQRAVGIDKFKCATIYEARMLAEMGVEDVFIAYQMIGPNIVRLVDLAGRFPGTTFRSMVDDRGAAEALSAAATGADVTIDVLLDFDVGQHRTGIAAGPEALELYALLERLPGITPGGLHGYDGHNHQEDLDERRQACGAALDQVRAFQAQLESRGLPVPRRVMGGSISFPCYAPAEDVEPSPGTSVFWDWGYSRRFPDLPFQAAALLLSRIISVPAATRVTLDLGNKSIASDPAGQRGIPWNLPGAEPGLHNEEHWIMDCPDSTGLAVGDPIYVFPTHVCPCSALHRQVYVIDGDGRCREQWTVDARDRE, encoded by the coding sequence ATGGATCCCCGATACCTCGTAGCCAACGTCGACGAGATTCCCAGCCCATCCATGCTGGTCTACCGCGAGCGGCTCAGGGAGAACATCGACCGGACCCTGGCGATCGCCGGCGGACCGGAACGCCTTCGCCCCCACATCAAGACCCACAAGATGCGGACCGTCATCGAGATGCAGCGCGCGGTCGGGATCGACAAGTTCAAGTGCGCCACGATCTACGAGGCGCGGATGCTGGCGGAGATGGGCGTGGAGGACGTCTTCATCGCCTATCAGATGATCGGGCCCAACATCGTGCGGCTTGTCGACCTCGCCGGCCGTTTTCCCGGGACGACCTTCCGCAGCATGGTGGATGACCGGGGCGCGGCCGAGGCGTTATCGGCGGCAGCCACCGGCGCGGACGTGACCATAGACGTCCTGCTGGACTTCGACGTGGGCCAGCACCGCACCGGGATCGCGGCCGGTCCGGAGGCCCTGGAACTCTACGCGCTCTTGGAGCGCCTGCCCGGCATTACGCCTGGAGGCCTCCACGGCTACGACGGCCACAACCACCAGGAAGATCTGGACGAACGCAGACAGGCGTGTGGCGCCGCGCTGGACCAGGTGCGGGCCTTCCAGGCCCAGCTGGAGTCCCGGGGCCTGCCCGTGCCGCGGCGCGTCATGGGCGGTTCCATATCCTTCCCATGCTATGCCCCGGCCGAAGACGTGGAGCCCTCGCCCGGAACCTCGGTGTTCTGGGACTGGGGGTACAGCAGGCGCTTCCCCGACCTGCCCTTCCAAGCCGCGGCCCTGCTCCTCAGCCGCATCATCAGCGTCCCCGCCGCTACGCGGGTGACCCTCGACCTCGGCAACAAGTCCATCGCCTCGGACCCGGCCGGTCAGCGCGGCATCCCCTGGAACCTCCCCGGCGCCGAACCCGGGCTGCACAACGAGGAACACTGGATCATGGACTGCCCGGACAGTACCGGCCTGGCGGTCGGCGATCCCATCTACGTCTTCCCCACCCACGTTTGCCCCTGCTCCGCACTGCATCGCCAGGTGTACGTAATCGATGGCGACGGCCGCTGCCGGGAGCAGTGGACGGTCGACGCCCGGGACCGGGAATAG